A stretch of the Vitis vinifera cultivar Pinot Noir 40024 chromosome 16, ASM3070453v1 genome encodes the following:
- the LOC100261929 gene encoding receptor-like protein EIX1: MRNSRPIILFPLLCFLSSTISILCDPNPLVCNEKEKHALLRFKKSLSDPGNRLLPWSVNQDCCRWEAVRCNNVTGRVVELHLGNPYDTDDLEFNSKFELGGEISPALLELEFLSYLNLSGNDFGGSPIPSFLGSMGSLRYLDLSYAGFGGLVLHQLGNLSTLRHLDLGGNSGLYVENLGWISHLAFLKYLGMDWVDLHREVHWLESVSMLPSLLELHLSECELDSNMTSSLGYANFTSLTFLDLSNNNFNQEIPNWLFNLSSLVSLSLSNNQFKGQISESFGQLKYLESLFVSANSFHGPIPTSIGNLSSLRYLSLSGNPLINGTLPMSLWFLSNLENLNVGGTSLTGTISEVHFTALSKLKVLSISGTSLSFHVNSSWTPPFQLEYLDADSCKMGPKFPAWLQTQKSLFYLDFSRSGIVDTAPNWFWKFASYIQQIHLSNNQISGDLSQVVLNNTIIDLSSNCFSGRLPRLSPNVVVLNIANNSFSGQISPFMCQKMNGRSKLEVVDISINVLSGELSDCWMHWPSLTHVSLGSNNLSGKIPNSMGSLVGLEALSLENNSFYGEIPSSLENCKVLGLINLSDNKFSGIIPRWIFERTTLIIIHLRSNKFMGKIPPQICQLSSLIVLDLADNSLSGSIPKCLNNISAMTAGPIRGIWYDALEADYDYESYMESLVLDIKGREAEYEKILKYVRMIDLSSNNLSGSIPIEISSLVGLQFLNLSRNHLMGRIPKKIGVMASLESLDLSRNHLSGEIPQSMSNLTFLDDLDLSFNNFSGRIPSSTQLQSFDPLSFFGNPELCGAPLTKNCTKDEETLGPTAVEENREFPEISWFYIGMGSGFIVGFWGVCGALFFKRAWRYAYFQFLYDIRDRAYVAIPIKLKWFHQKLRRYHAG, translated from the exons ATGAGAAACTCCAGACCCATCATTCTGTTTCCCTTGCTTTGCTTTCTCTCCTCCACCATCTCAATCTTATGTGACCCAAACCCTTTGGTTTGCAATGAAAAAGAGAAACATGCCCTTCTAAGATTCAAGAAATCTCTCTCTGATCCTGGCAACCGGCTCTTGCCTTGgtctgtcaatcaagattgttGTAGATGGGAAGCAGTTCGCTGCAACAACGTTACAGGGCGAGTGGTTGAGCTCCATCTCGGTAATCCATATGACACGGATGATTTAGAATTCAATAGCAAGTTCGAGTTGGGTGGTGAGATTAGCCCTGCTTTGCTTGAATTAGAATTTTTGAGTTACTTGAACTTGAGTGGGAATGATTTTGGAGGTAGTCCAATTCCAAGTTTCCTGGGTTCCATGGGGAGTTTGAGATATCTTGACCTCTCCTATGCTGGATTTGGTGGACTAGTTCTTCATCAGCTCGGAAATCTCTCGACTCTTCGTCACCTGGATCTGGGAGGTAACAGTGGGCTGTACGTTGAGAATCTTGGTTGGATTTCTCATCTTGCTTTTTTGAAGTACCTAGGCATGGATTGGGTCGACCTTCACAGGGAAGTCCATTGGCTTGAATCCGTGTCTATGCTCCCTTCTCTCCTAGAGCTGCACTTGTCCGAATGTGAACTTGATAGCAATATGACTTCATCTCTCGGGTATGCCAATTTCACATCTCTcacatttcttgatctttctaACAACAATTTCAATCAAGAAATACCAAATTGGTTGTTTAATCTCAGTAGTCTTGTGTCTTTAAGTCTATCAAACAATCAATTCAAGGGGCAAATTTCAGAGTCTTTTGGACAACTCAAATATCTAGAATCTCTCTTTGTTTCTGCTAATTCCTTTCATGGCCCTATTCCTACATCCATAGGAAACTTATCATCCTTGAGGTATTTGAGTCTTTCTGGAAATCCGTTGATTAATGGCACTCTTCCAATGAGTCTGTGGTTTCTATCCAATTTGGAGAATTTAAATGTAGGAGGGACTTCCTTAACAGGGACCATATCAGAAGTACATTTTACAGCACTCTCAAAATTGAAGGTCTTATCGATATCTGGAACATCTTTATCTTTCCATGTGAACTCCAGTTGGACTCCTCCATTCCAACTAGAGTATCTGGACGCGGATTCCTGTAAAATGGGTCCAAAATTTCCTGCGTGGCTACAGACACAAAAGTCTCTTTTCTATCTAGACTTCTCCAGGTCTGGAATTGTGGACACAGCTCCAAACTGGTTCTGGAAGTTCGCTTCATACATCCAACAGATCCATCTCTCTAACAACCAGATATCTGGGGACTTATCCCAAGTTGTACTAAATAATACTATCATTGATTTGAGTTCTAATTGCTTCTCAGGTCGGTTGCCACGTCTGTCTCCGAATGTTGTTGTGTTGAATATTGCTAACAATTCATTCTCGGGACAGATTTCCCCTTTCATGTGCCAAAAGATGAATGGAAGAAGTAAATTGGAGGTCGTTGACATTTCAATTAATGTTTTATCAGGGGAACTTTCTGATTGTTGGATGCATTGGCCGTCTCTTACTCATGTAAGCCTGGGAAGCAACAATCTATCTGGTAAAATTCCTAATTCCATGGGTTCTTTGGTCGGACTTGAAGCATTGAGCTTGGAAAACAATTCATTCTATGGAGAAATACCCTCATCACTAGAGAATTGCAAGGTTTTGGGGCTGATAAATCTAAGTGATAATAAATTTTCGGGGATTATACCCAGGTGGATTTTTGAGAGGACAACTCTAATTATTATCCACTTAAGATCCAATAAATTCATGGGCAAAATTCCTCCACAAATATGCCAACTTTCTTCTCTTATAGTGTTGGATCTTGCTGATAATAGTCTGTCAGGATCAATACCCAAGTGCTTGAATAATATCAGTGCGATGACTGCAGGACCTATCCGGGGTATTTGGTATGATGCTTTGGAAGCAGATTATGATTATGAATCTTACATGGAAAGTCTTGTTTTAGATATAAAGGGGAGGGAAGCAGAGTACGAAAAGATTCTTAAATATGTAAGGATGATTGACCTTTCAAGTAACAATTTATCTGGATCAATCCCAATTGAAATCTCAAGTCTTGTTGGACTGCAATTTCTAAACTTATCTCGAAATCATTTAATGGGAAGGATACCAAAGAAAATTGGGGTGATGGCATCATTAGAATCTCTAGATCTCTCGAGAAATCATCTTTCAGGTGAAATTCCTCAGAGCATGAGCAATTTAACATTTCTTGATGACCTGGACCTGTCATTCAACAACTTTTCTGGGAGAATTCCTTCAAGCACCCAGCTTCAAAGCTTCGATCCACTTTCTTTCTTTGGCAATCCTGAACTGTGTGGAGCCCCTCTTACGAAAAACTGCACAAAAGATGAAGAGACTCTAGGTCCCACTGCTGTAGAAGAAAACAGAGAATTTCCTGAAATCTCATGGTTTTACATCGGCATGGGATCAGGATTCATTGTGGGGTTTTGGGGAGTTTGTGGAGCTCTCTTTTTCAAGAGAGCATGGAGGTATGCTTATTTCCAGTTTCTTTATGACATCAGGGACCGGGCCTATGTGGCTATACCAATAAAACTGAAGTGGTTCCACCAAAAGTTGAGAAGATACCATGCTG GATGA
- the LOC100854302 gene encoding tubulin beta-9 chain: MREILHVQGGQCGNQIGAKFWEMVCAEHGIDSTGRYQGDTELQLERVNVYYNEASCGRFVPRAVLMDVEPGTMDSDLSVF; encoded by the coding sequence ATGCGTGAAATCTTGCACGTTCAGGGTGGGCAATGTGGGAACCAGATCGGAGCCAAGTTCTGGGAGATGGTCTGCGCTGAGCACGGCATCGACTCCACCGGGCGCTACCAAGGCGACACGGAGCTGCAACTGGAGCGAGTCAATGTGTACTACAACGAGGCGAGTTGTGGGAGGTTCGTGCCCAGGGCAGTGCTCATGGATGTGGAGCCGGGCACCATGGACAGTGATCTGAGTGTTTTTTAG